A window of Rhizobium acidisoli contains these coding sequences:
- a CDS encoding peroxiredoxin-like family protein — protein MSTPYVDHPLQPGDRVPNVEFDAISREGKIALDDFRGRSPLLIGLFRGLHCPFCRRHVAAMAYLNPMLREKGVQSLAVVNTPVERARLYFRYHPIPDLLAASDPARASHQAFGLREIGIDAVMAIRIHLPGELPEPMSVMAMDDFLNEKEGYQITAADEQMMTADHGQLVGQFLIDREGIVRWSFTEVLEAGLQTFKAPNSQELMSVASQVAL, from the coding sequence ATGTCCACACCCTATGTCGATCATCCGCTGCAACCGGGCGACCGGGTCCCGAATGTTGAGTTCGATGCGATCTCGCGCGAGGGGAAGATCGCGCTTGACGATTTTCGCGGCCGCAGCCCATTGCTGATCGGTTTGTTTCGAGGCCTGCATTGCCCGTTCTGCCGGCGCCATGTTGCGGCCATGGCATATCTTAACCCGATGCTGCGTGAGAAAGGCGTCCAATCCCTGGCTGTTGTAAACACCCCGGTCGAACGCGCGCGGCTCTATTTCCGTTACCATCCGATACCCGATCTTCTTGCTGCGTCCGATCCGGCACGGGCTTCGCACCAGGCCTTCGGCTTACGCGAGATCGGGATCGACGCGGTCATGGCGATACGGATCCATCTTCCGGGCGAGTTGCCCGAGCCGATGAGCGTGATGGCAATGGACGATTTTCTTAACGAGAAGGAAGGATATCAAATCACGGCAGCCGATGAGCAGATGATGACCGCCGACCACGGGCAGCTTGTCGGGCAGTTCCTGATAGACCGGGAGGGCATCGTGCGCTGGAGCTTCACTGAAGTTCTGGAGGCTGGGCTGCAGACATTCAAGGCACCGAATTCCCAGGAATTGATGTCGGTCGCGTCGCAAGTCGCGCTTTAA
- a CDS encoding NmrA/HSCARG family protein, with product MSTDNKPLIAVTGATSKQGRSVVATLLQSQRFRVRAFTRRKDSPEALRLEKLGAEIAVVPLELGRQKELVAAFKGADGAFLMTPPIVPPETSEAPLGRQLADAAVEAGVGHIVFSTLENVDTITGGTKYAPHFTDKARVADYIRGLPISHSFIMLAFFYTNLLEYYAPRMEGDTLLLPIYLPEDFAAPFVDPLTATGPVVLEIFSNPERYNGKTLPIVGDIISPREMVETFQRVTGLKAEYRNAFTRDGLLAYFPEFAANESFVRELLGMVEYAVEYGYFGKEHDLEWSRRLNPGTLDWEQFLRTTGWRGDKRSFAA from the coding sequence ATGTCTACAGACAACAAGCCACTGATCGCAGTGACGGGTGCAACGAGCAAACAGGGCCGCAGCGTCGTTGCGACACTTCTTCAAAGCCAGCGGTTCCGCGTTCGTGCTTTCACACGGAGAAAGGATTCGCCCGAAGCTTTGCGTCTCGAGAAACTCGGCGCTGAAATCGCCGTCGTGCCTCTCGAACTCGGCCGTCAGAAGGAGCTCGTTGCAGCATTCAAGGGCGCGGATGGCGCCTTTCTGATGACGCCGCCGATCGTCCCGCCGGAGACCAGCGAGGCTCCTCTCGGCCGGCAACTGGCGGATGCGGCCGTGGAGGCCGGCGTCGGGCACATTGTTTTCAGCACGCTCGAGAATGTCGACACGATCACCGGCGGGACGAAATATGCGCCGCATTTTACCGACAAGGCGCGCGTTGCAGATTACATTCGCGGCCTGCCGATCTCGCATTCCTTCATCATGCTGGCATTCTTCTACACCAACCTTCTCGAATATTATGCGCCGCGGATGGAAGGCGACACATTGCTCCTGCCGATCTATCTGCCTGAAGATTTCGCAGCACCTTTTGTCGATCCGCTGACGGCGACCGGGCCTGTTGTCCTCGAGATCTTCTCCAACCCCGAGCGCTACAATGGCAAAACGCTTCCGATCGTCGGCGATATCATTTCCCCGCGCGAGATGGTCGAAACCTTTCAACGCGTGACCGGCCTCAAGGCCGAGTATCGAAACGCTTTCACCAGGGACGGCCTGCTTGCCTATTTTCCCGAGTTCGCCGCCAACGAATCCTTCGTTCGAGAGCTTCTCGGGATGGTCGAATATGCTGTCGAGTATGGCTATTTCGGCAAGGAGCACGATCTCGAATGGAGCCGTCGCCTGAATCCCGGGACGCTCGACTGGGAGCAGTTTCTGCGGACGACAGGGTGGCGCGGCGACAAGCGGTCTTTCGCAGCTTGA
- a CDS encoding helix-turn-helix domain-containing protein, whose product MSALVKLVSEHWTHVAPLLAMPADEAEYDHLVEQLDEILAEVGDDEDHPLALLASRMGDLVEAYDQQNRPMPPGTGADALRYIMEERGLGQSELPEVGAQSVVSEILSGKRQINVRQARALSERFLIPASVFLSL is encoded by the coding sequence ATGAGCGCACTTGTAAAACTGGTAAGCGAGCACTGGACGCATGTGGCCCCGCTTCTTGCCATGCCGGCCGATGAAGCTGAATATGATCATCTTGTGGAGCAGCTTGACGAGATTCTCGCGGAAGTCGGCGACGATGAGGATCATCCCCTGGCGTTGCTTGCATCGCGCATGGGAGACCTTGTCGAGGCCTATGACCAGCAAAACCGCCCAATGCCTCCCGGGACCGGAGCCGATGCGCTGCGTTATATCATGGAGGAGCGGGGCCTTGGCCAGTCCGAACTGCCGGAGGTTGGCGCTCAATCCGTCGTATCCGAGATCTTGAGCGGGAAACGACAAATCAACGTTCGACAGGCGCGCGCCTTGAGCGAGCGGTTTCTCATCCCGGCATCGGTATTTCTATCGCTTTGA
- the cysD gene encoding sulfate adenylyltransferase subunit CysD — protein sequence MPDSRPDTELSNPQSAKAPLDPHLKALENESIHIFREVAAEFERPVMLYSIGKDSSVLLHLARKAFYPGRVPFPLLHVNTGWKFREMIAFRDATAKKYDLDLIEHINPRGAAENITPFTHGSAAFTDIMKTEGLRQALDAGQFDAAFGGARRDEEASRAKERIYSFRTPDHRWDPRNQRPELWNVYNGMIRKGESVRAFPLSNWTEVDIWRYIQAEDIPLVPLYYAKKRPFVERDGMMILAEDPRLELLPGEVRQEGMIRFRTLGDFPLTGAIRSQATTLEEVIAELEIATVSERQGRAIDRDQSGSMEKKKREGYF from the coding sequence ATGCCCGATAGCCGTCCGGATACGGAACTCAGCAATCCCCAGAGCGCCAAGGCGCCACTCGACCCGCATCTGAAGGCGCTGGAAAACGAATCCATCCACATCTTCCGTGAGGTTGCCGCCGAATTCGAGCGTCCCGTCATGCTCTATTCGATCGGCAAGGATTCCTCGGTGCTGCTGCACCTGGCGCGCAAGGCCTTTTATCCCGGCCGTGTGCCCTTCCCGCTCCTGCATGTGAACACCGGCTGGAAATTCCGGGAGATGATCGCCTTCCGCGACGCGACCGCGAAGAAGTACGATCTCGACCTGATCGAGCACATCAATCCGCGCGGTGCGGCCGAAAACATCACGCCCTTCACCCATGGCTCGGCGGCTTTCACCGACATCATGAAGACGGAGGGCCTGCGCCAGGCGCTCGATGCCGGCCAGTTCGACGCCGCTTTCGGCGGTGCGCGGCGCGACGAGGAAGCCAGCCGCGCCAAGGAGCGGATCTATTCCTTCCGCACGCCCGACCATCGCTGGGACCCGCGCAACCAGCGGCCGGAACTCTGGAACGTCTATAACGGCATGATCCGCAAGGGCGAGAGCGTCCGCGCCTTCCCGCTGTCGAACTGGACCGAAGTCGACATCTGGCGCTACATCCAGGCCGAGGACATTCCGCTGGTGCCGCTCTATTACGCCAAGAAGCGGCCCTTCGTGGAGCGCGACGGCATGATGATCCTGGCCGAGGATCCGCGTCTCGAACTGCTGCCCGGCGAAGTGCGCCAGGAAGGCATGATCCGCTTCCGCACGCTCGGCGACTTCCCGCTGACCGGCGCCATCCGCTCACAGGCGACCACCCTCGAAGAGGTGATTGCCGAACTCGAAATCGCAACGGTGTCCGAACGCCAGGGCCGCGCTATCGACCGCGACCAGTCCGGCTCCATGGAAAAGAAGAAGCGTGAAGGATATTTCTGA
- a CDS encoding phosphoadenylyl-sulfate reductase, which produces MTVINTIAEEGPIAEAEALNQKLAGLDLAGRLSLVSGLGGRVVFTTSLGIEDQVISAEIGTHRLPIDVATLQTGRLFAETLSLITETESQYDIKIQRYEPEKADIDAYAAQYGLNGFYESVEARHACCGVRKLKPLARALEGATIWITGLRRGQSANRAETPFAEYDAERHLLKVNPLADWDLEAIKAFVSDNGVPVNPLHARGYPSIGCEPCTRAIKPGEPERAGRWWWEQDETRECGLHVAEEAAVIAAQ; this is translated from the coding sequence ATGACTGTTATCAATACAATTGCGGAAGAAGGGCCGATTGCGGAAGCCGAGGCGCTGAACCAGAAGCTGGCGGGTCTCGACCTGGCCGGGCGTCTGTCGCTGGTCTCCGGCCTCGGCGGCCGCGTGGTGTTCACCACCTCGCTCGGCATCGAGGACCAGGTGATATCAGCCGAGATCGGCACGCATCGCCTGCCGATCGACGTGGCGACGCTGCAGACCGGCCGGCTGTTTGCCGAGACGCTGTCGCTGATTACCGAGACGGAAAGCCAGTACGACATCAAGATCCAGCGCTACGAGCCCGAGAAGGCCGATATCGACGCCTATGCGGCGCAATACGGCCTCAACGGTTTCTACGAGAGCGTCGAAGCCAGGCATGCCTGTTGCGGCGTGCGCAAGCTGAAGCCGCTTGCGCGTGCACTCGAAGGGGCGACGATCTGGATCACCGGCCTGCGTCGCGGCCAATCGGCCAACCGCGCCGAAACGCCCTTTGCCGAATACGACGCCGAACGGCACCTTTTGAAGGTCAATCCGCTCGCCGATTGGGACCTGGAGGCGATCAAGGCCTTCGTGTCCGACAACGGCGTGCCGGTCAATCCGCTGCATGCCCGCGGCTATCCCTCGATCGGCTGCGAGCCCTGCACCCGGGCGATCAAGCCCGGTGAGCCGGAACGCGCCGGCCGCTGGTGGTGGGAGCAGGACGAGACGCGCGAATGCGGCCTGCATGTCGCCGAAGAGGCCGCCGTCATCGCCGCACAATAA
- the cysN gene encoding sulfate adenylyltransferase subunit CysN, giving the protein MTAAQTAVSAATVVSLPAAEPQKAQRDSRPLRLITCGSVDDGKSTLIGRLLWDTKAVKEDQAATLQRDSTGKQNDLGLPDFALLLDGLQAEREQGITIDVAYRYFSTDKRSFIVADTPGHEQYTRNMATGASTADLAILLVDARFGILEQTRRHATIASLLGIKQFVLAVNKIDLTGYDRAGFDKITHEFREFALSLGVKQITAIPMSALKGENVVYSGQAAMPWYTGPTLVETLELATVRSSQTVGFRLSVQRVSRPGESFRGYQGTVAGGSVKPGDSVMILPSGMVANVSKIVTFDLVRNAAVAGDAITLVLDRQVDVARGDMIVSIDAQPQVGLAFDAQIVALQPEGIEPGKRYWLKSGSRRQRVQVQPLSQLELKTGTWTAAQRLYMNAIGKVRLVFDEAAIFDPYEQNRLSGSFILIDPETNNTVAGGMVTGKRTELGGLHNGEGRVILSLPADLAEQIMASELFASRSHEAEVRRMTAAEAADLWSSAASDI; this is encoded by the coding sequence ATGACCGCAGCCCAAACCGCCGTCTCGGCCGCCACCGTCGTCAGCCTGCCCGCGGCCGAGCCGCAGAAGGCCCAGCGCGACTCTCGCCCGCTGCGGCTGATTACCTGCGGCAGCGTCGATGACGGCAAGTCGACTCTGATCGGCCGCCTGCTCTGGGACACCAAGGCGGTCAAGGAAGACCAGGCCGCCACCCTGCAGCGCGATTCCACCGGCAAACAGAACGATCTCGGCCTGCCCGACTTCGCGCTGCTTCTCGACGGCCTGCAGGCCGAGCGCGAACAGGGCATCACCATCGATGTCGCCTATCGCTATTTCTCGACCGACAAGCGCTCCTTCATCGTTGCCGACACGCCCGGCCACGAGCAATATACCCGCAACATGGCGACCGGCGCCTCGACCGCCGATCTCGCCATCCTGCTCGTCGATGCGCGTTTCGGCATTCTCGAACAGACGCGCCGTCACGCGACGATCGCTTCGCTGCTCGGCATCAAGCAGTTCGTGCTTGCCGTCAACAAGATCGACCTGACGGGCTATGACCGCGCCGGCTTCGACAAGATTACCCATGAATTCCGGGAATTTGCGCTGTCGCTCGGCGTCAAGCAGATCACCGCCATTCCGATGTCGGCGCTGAAGGGCGAAAACGTCGTCTATTCCGGCCAGGCCGCCATGCCCTGGTACACCGGCCCGACGCTGGTCGAGACGCTGGAGCTTGCGACCGTGCGCTCGTCGCAGACGGTCGGCTTCCGTCTCTCGGTCCAGCGCGTCTCGCGCCCGGGCGAAAGCTTCCGCGGCTATCAGGGCACGGTTGCCGGCGGCTCGGTGAAGCCGGGCGACAGCGTCATGATCCTGCCGTCGGGCATGGTCGCCAATGTCTCCAAGATCGTCACCTTCGATCTGGTGCGCAATGCCGCCGTTGCCGGCGACGCGATCACGCTGGTGCTCGACCGCCAGGTCGATGTGGCGCGCGGCGACATGATCGTCTCGATCGACGCCCAGCCGCAGGTCGGCCTTGCCTTCGACGCGCAGATCGTCGCACTGCAGCCCGAGGGCATCGAGCCCGGAAAACGCTACTGGCTGAAGAGCGGTTCGCGCCGCCAGCGCGTTCAGGTGCAGCCGCTCAGCCAGCTCGAGCTGAAGACCGGCACCTGGACTGCCGCCCAGCGGCTCTACATGAACGCCATCGGCAAAGTCCGGCTTGTCTTCGACGAGGCGGCGATCTTCGACCCCTATGAGCAGAACCGGCTGTCCGGCTCCTTCATCCTGATCGACCCGGAGACCAACAACACGGTCGCCGGCGGCATGGTGACGGGCAAGCGCACTGAACTCGGCGGCCTGCACAATGGCGAAGGCCGCGTCATCCTCTCGCTCCCGGCCGACCTTGCCGAGCAGATCATGGCCAGCGAACTCTTCGCCAGCCGCAGCCACGAGGCCGAGGTGCGTCGCATGACGGCAGCTGAAGCGGCCGACCTCTGGTCGAGCGCTGCAAGCGATATCTGA
- a CDS encoding LysR family transcriptional regulator, producing the protein MDKVGLSFDRMRTFVRVAERGNLSMVARELDVGQSTVTRHLNELEEAVGVPLLSRTTRRVTLTEEGSRYYTNCLQILRLVEQAAEEARDARQAPAGAVRLSCTAALGVMHVTRMIFDFQDRHPDIRVDLNLTDERIDLVREGVDVALRLGPLADSSMKLHAIGESQRLLVGAPAYLSARGRPQRPADLSRYETVVMSNVAGSNQLLLSSPDGTSLMVPVSGRLRVDHGLAAREALAAGRGIGPTHLWLVHDLLDDGRLEVVLGDYRPSPVPVSLLIVPERAAIARVRLLVDFLAAEVAKLPGIRPS; encoded by the coding sequence ATGGATAAGGTCGGCCTGTCTTTTGACAGAATGCGCACCTTTGTTCGCGTCGCCGAGCGCGGCAACCTGTCGATGGTCGCAAGGGAGCTGGATGTCGGCCAATCCACAGTGACGCGGCACCTCAATGAACTTGAGGAGGCTGTCGGCGTGCCGCTTCTCAGCCGCACCACCCGTCGCGTCACCCTGACCGAAGAAGGCAGCCGTTATTATACCAACTGCCTGCAGATATTGCGCCTGGTTGAACAGGCTGCTGAAGAAGCGAGAGACGCACGTCAGGCCCCCGCCGGCGCCGTTCGCCTTTCCTGTACGGCAGCGCTTGGCGTCATGCATGTCACGCGAATGATCTTCGACTTCCAGGACAGGCATCCGGATATCCGCGTCGACCTCAACCTGACGGACGAGCGTATCGACCTGGTCCGCGAGGGCGTTGACGTGGCGCTCCGTCTTGGGCCTCTCGCCGACAGCTCGATGAAGCTTCATGCGATCGGAGAGAGCCAGCGGCTGCTGGTCGGCGCCCCGGCCTATCTGTCTGCCCGCGGACGGCCTCAGCGCCCGGCCGATCTGTCGCGCTACGAAACCGTCGTGATGTCCAACGTGGCAGGCAGCAATCAACTGCTTCTTTCCTCTCCCGATGGCACCAGCCTGATGGTCCCGGTCAGCGGCCGGTTGCGCGTCGATCACGGGCTTGCGGCGCGCGAAGCCCTTGCCGCCGGACGCGGCATTGGTCCCACACATCTCTGGCTGGTTCACGACCTGCTGGACGACGGCCGGCTCGAGGTCGTGCTTGGCGACTATCGGCCTTCGCCGGTTCCGGTGAGCTTGCTGATTGTTCCGGAGCGTGCGGCCATCGCCCGCGTTCGGCTCCTCGTCGACTTTCTGGCCGCCGAGGTTGCCAAGCTGCCGGGAATCCGGCCGTCGTAA
- a CDS encoding PBP1A family penicillin-binding protein: protein MPNSPESSGESVSSSSSDREKTLASAAQAGALDSPGTQGEDPQPPHGSFDQTRRAARTLFGAIRQDLQASSALAKLKAAALLLKTKLTRSGRPGVTSPHKWMTTAWVKSWRGIRDRRSKPRENRRSASFIAGWRKFALGFTLLVCLLVGSVLVWALKDVPWSEIRDGTLKPVVVLETADGAPLVRQGPYQGPYARYDQFPPHLIDAVLSIEDRRFMDHFGIDPRGIARAFWRNLEAGSVVEGGSTITQQLIKLQYLDSDRTIKRKIQEVVIAFWLEWKLGKAEILTRYLNSVYLGAGATGMPAAARIYFNKDIGALNLPESAMLAGLLRAPSQWNPIDNFEGARQRTMVVLDAMAANGKITAPQAAEAKTSFASLHPTTPTPRSGSWFADWISPQASEIAGGSPGSTTVRTTLVPTLQQIAERVVKKGLDGEGKTVGASQAALVAMTPDGAVVAMVGGRDYKASQFNRAATAMRQPGSTFKLFVYYAALKAGLTLSDQVLDAPIDIDGWSPENSGGDYRGWVTLAEAFARSLNAASVTLAQEVGLDNVIAAARELGIDAPLANTPSLALGTSEVNLLNLTSAYASVQLGRAPVKPWGIIDFQAAGQPQTFRVGLQSKPTVDLSPYQSDLLGLLQLVVERGTGRGADPGTFAAGKTGTSQNNRDAWFVGFTEALVVGVWVGNDDDAPMKGVTGGALPAHIWRDFMREAMSKPTLDGVRSTEAAVDGQGAPQSCNITACSRSYRSFRPSDCTYQPYSGGRRLCEK, encoded by the coding sequence ATGCCCAATTCTCCCGAATCCTCCGGTGAAAGCGTCAGCAGCTCGAGCTCGGATCGCGAGAAGACACTGGCCTCGGCAGCGCAGGCGGGCGCCTTGGATTCGCCCGGAACCCAAGGCGAAGACCCGCAGCCGCCCCATGGATCCTTCGACCAAACCAGGCGGGCCGCCAGGACGCTATTCGGTGCGATACGCCAGGATTTGCAGGCAAGTTCTGCTTTGGCAAAGCTCAAGGCCGCCGCGCTGTTATTGAAGACGAAGCTAACAAGGTCGGGGCGGCCTGGAGTCACTTCTCCCCACAAATGGATGACGACGGCTTGGGTCAAATCCTGGCGCGGTATTCGTGATCGGCGTTCAAAGCCGCGTGAAAATCGTCGGAGCGCATCGTTCATTGCGGGCTGGCGGAAATTCGCTCTCGGGTTCACCCTTCTTGTCTGCCTCCTCGTCGGAAGCGTGCTGGTCTGGGCGCTGAAAGACGTGCCCTGGAGCGAAATCCGGGATGGTACGTTAAAGCCGGTCGTGGTGCTGGAAACCGCCGACGGCGCGCCGTTGGTCAGACAGGGACCTTATCAAGGGCCATATGCTCGATACGACCAGTTTCCGCCCCATCTGATCGATGCCGTCCTCTCCATCGAGGATCGCCGGTTCATGGATCATTTCGGCATCGATCCCAGGGGCATCGCCAGGGCGTTTTGGCGGAACCTGGAGGCTGGCTCGGTGGTGGAGGGTGGCAGCACCATCACCCAGCAACTGATCAAGCTGCAATATCTCGACAGCGACCGAACGATAAAACGAAAGATCCAGGAGGTGGTGATCGCCTTCTGGCTGGAGTGGAAGCTTGGCAAGGCGGAAATCCTGACGCGTTATCTCAACAGCGTCTATCTTGGCGCGGGCGCCACCGGCATGCCTGCCGCGGCGCGCATCTATTTCAACAAGGATATCGGCGCCCTCAACCTGCCGGAGTCGGCGATGCTGGCGGGATTGCTGCGGGCGCCGAGCCAATGGAATCCCATCGACAATTTCGAAGGCGCCCGGCAACGCACCATGGTCGTTCTCGATGCGATGGCGGCCAATGGCAAGATCACCGCACCACAGGCGGCCGAGGCCAAGACGAGCTTTGCGAGCCTCCACCCAACAACACCAACGCCGCGTTCCGGAAGCTGGTTTGCCGACTGGATTTCGCCGCAAGCGAGCGAAATCGCCGGCGGTTCGCCGGGTTCGACCACGGTGCGCACCACGCTGGTGCCGACATTGCAGCAGATCGCCGAAAGGGTGGTGAAAAAAGGGCTCGACGGTGAAGGAAAGACGGTCGGAGCATCGCAGGCCGCCTTGGTTGCGATGACTCCAGATGGCGCGGTCGTCGCGATGGTTGGCGGGCGCGACTACAAGGCAAGCCAGTTCAACCGCGCCGCCACCGCGATGCGCCAGCCGGGTTCCACCTTCAAGCTGTTCGTCTATTACGCAGCATTGAAGGCTGGGCTCACTCTGTCCGACCAGGTTCTGGACGCGCCCATAGACATTGACGGCTGGTCGCCCGAAAATTCCGGCGGCGACTATCGCGGTTGGGTCACGCTTGCCGAGGCGTTCGCTCGATCGTTGAATGCGGCCTCGGTGACGCTTGCGCAAGAGGTCGGCCTCGACAATGTGATTGCCGCCGCGCGCGAACTCGGCATCGACGCGCCACTGGCCAACACACCGTCATTGGCGCTTGGCACATCCGAAGTCAATCTGCTCAACCTCACCAGCGCCTATGCCTCGGTCCAACTCGGCAGGGCCCCCGTCAAACCCTGGGGCATCATCGACTTTCAAGCGGCGGGGCAGCCCCAGACATTTCGTGTCGGCTTACAATCCAAGCCGACTGTCGATCTTTCGCCCTACCAGTCCGATCTGCTCGGCCTGCTGCAGCTGGTGGTCGAGCGCGGCACGGGACGCGGCGCAGATCCGGGCACCTTTGCGGCCGGCAAGACCGGCACGAGCCAGAACAATCGCGATGCCTGGTTCGTCGGCTTCACGGAGGCCCTCGTCGTCGGTGTCTGGGTTGGCAATGATGACGACGCGCCGATGAAGGGAGTGACCGGCGGCGCACTGCCGGCCCATATCTGGCGGGACTTCATGCGCGAGGCGATGAGCAAACCGACATTGGACGGGGTGCGATCGACAGAAGCAGCCGTCGATGGCCAAGGCGCGCCGCAATCCTGCAACATCACCGCCTGCTCTCGCAGCTACCGCTCCTTCCGGCCGTCCGATTGTACCTATCAGCCATATTCCGGCGGCCGACGGCTTTGCGAAAAGTGA
- a CDS encoding RrF2 family transcriptional regulator — translation MITQKAKYALRALTVLADADADEPVMISDIAAQQKIPKKFLEQILLDLKHHGIVVSRRGKQGGYLLLKPAHTITFGEILRIIDGPIAPLPCLSITAYRRCDDCDGEQNCQIRHVFAKVADATRKVLFSTTIADAVGPRHGAEVTRLLA, via the coding sequence ATGATTACGCAAAAGGCGAAATATGCGCTGCGGGCGCTGACGGTTCTGGCGGATGCCGATGCCGACGAACCGGTGATGATTTCCGACATCGCCGCGCAGCAGAAGATCCCGAAAAAGTTCCTCGAACAGATCCTGCTCGACCTGAAGCATCATGGCATCGTCGTCAGCCGCCGCGGCAAGCAGGGCGGCTATCTGCTGCTGAAGCCCGCCCACACCATCACCTTCGGCGAAATCCTGCGCATCATCGACGGCCCGATCGCCCCGCTGCCGTGTCTCTCGATCACCGCCTACCGCCGGTGCGACGATTGTGACGGCGAACAGAACTGCCAGATTCGCCACGTCTTCGCCAAGGTCGCCGACGCCACCCGCAAGGTACTGTTCTCCACCACCATCGCCGATGCCGTCGGCCCAAGGCACGGCGCCGAAGTCACCCGGCTGCTCGCCTGA
- a CDS encoding type II toxin-antitoxin system HigB family toxin: MVHYKFRKVCIQRIMDHAEYDKGAWKGQA; this comes from the coding sequence ATGGTGCACTACAAATTCAGGAAGGTCTGTATTCAGCGGATTATGGATCACGCGGAATACGACAAAGGAGCATGGAAGGGTCAAGCCTGA